The following coding sequences are from one Molothrus aeneus isolate 106 chromosome Z, BPBGC_Maene_1.0, whole genome shotgun sequence window:
- the SLC46A2 gene encoding solute carrier family 46 member 2 translates to MVGIMSMRTWIEPVVAGSQVASAFYDTALLLVVKNYYNQTNSTAPSHVLEDAQQKAVSNFYIIYNLVLGLSPLVSAYGLSKLGDRIHRKIPICFPLLGYLGSKTLLLLLILLGWPVEVMYGAAALNGLTGGFTTLWAGIMALGSLGSSESKRSLRLIIIELVYGLAGFLGSMASGYLFVGFSDRYREGTVLVCCSIACYAFCLLYSIFVLTVPKPAASCPAKAKSAEEVGGQLPEAVVAGSSQPSENSIFTPVSPSKLIIILLFVAAILYDLAVVGAMNVLPLFLLREPLSWNAVEIGHGNAAGYVIFITSFLGVLVFSRYMRDITMIMIGVASFSAGILIMAFVQWTFLFYIARAVMLFALIPLPTIRSMLSKHVEGSSYGKVFVLLQLSLVTTGVVTSTVYNKIYQNTLDWYSGFCFILSFLVGCLSLLPLSFVAIKQRSTTGSLEILTE, encoded by the exons ATGGTGGGAATAATGTCAATGAGGACGTGGATTGAGCCAGTGGTCGCGGGCTCCCAAGTGGCCAGTGCCTTCTAcgacacagcactgctgctggtaGTGAAGAACTACTACAACCAGACCAACAGCACTGCTCCCTCCCACGTCCTGGAAGATGCTCAGCAGAAGGCTGTATCTAATTTTTATATCATCTACAACCTAGTTCTGGGCCTGAGCCCACTGGTGTCAGCCTATGGCTTATCCAAGCTGGGGGACAGGATACATCGCAAGATCCCCATCTGCTTCCCTCTTCTTGGTTATTTGGGCTCCAAaactctcctgctcctcctgattCTGCTGGGCTGGCCAGTGGAGGTGATGTATGGGGCTGCTGCCTTAAATGGGCTGACAGGAGGCTTCACCACACTTTGGGCAGGCATCATGGCTCTGGGATCCCTGGGGTCCTCTGAAAGCAAGAGGTCTCTGCGGCTCATCATTATTGAACTGGTATATGGCCTGGCTGGCTTTCTGGGAAGCATGGCATCTGGCTACCTCTTTGTTGGCTTCAGCGACCGCTACCGAGAAGGCACCGTGCTGGTGTGCTGCAGCATTGCTTGCTATGCCTTCTGTCTCCTCTACAGCATTTTTGTCCTCACAGTCCCCAAGCCAGCAGCTTCCTGCCCAGCCAAAGCCAAGAGTGCAGAGGAGGTAGGGGGTCAGCTACCAGAAGCAGTGGTAGCAGGGAGCTCCCAGCCTTCAGAGAATAGCATTTTCACTCCAGTGTCACCCTCAAAGCTCATCATCATCCTGCTGTTTGTGGCAGCAATCCTCTATGACCTGGCTGTGGTTGGTGCCATGAATGTACTCCCACTGTTCTTGCTCAGGGAACCTTTAAGTTGGAATGCTGTGGAGATTGGCCACGGCAATGCTGCTGGGTATGTGATCTTCATTACCAGTTTCCTAGGAGTTCTTGTGTTCTCCAGATATATGAGGGATATTACCATGATCATGATCGGAGTAGCTTCATTCAGTGCTGGCATCCTCATTATGGCCTTCGTGCAGTGGACGTTCCTGTTCTACATTG CACGGGCAGTGATGCTCTTTGCCCTCATCCCCTTACCAACCATCAGGTCCATGTTGTCCAAGCATGTTGAAGGATCATCCTATG GTAAGGTGtttgtcctgctgcagctgtctTTAGTCACCACGGGAGTAGTGACATCTACAGTCTACAACAAGATCTATCAAAACACACTGGACTGGTACAGCGGCTTCTGCTTCATTTTGTCTTTTCTAGTTGGCTGCCTGAGTCTCCTCCCTTTAAG CTTTGTGGCCATCAAACAACGGTCAACCACTGGCTCCCTTGAGATTCTGACTGAATAA